From the Pseudodesulfovibrio sp. S3 genome, the window ACGCTCATTTTTTCCCAGTGGTCCTTTTCCAGGAACAGTGCCTGCCCCAGCGAGTCGTCGGACACCGGGCGATTCCCGAACCACTTCCAGTGGAGGGCCAGGAATTGCCCGATGGCGTCCTGGCTTATTCGCTCGGCGGCACGCTCGACTTTCCCACGGTGATGGACAGGGCGGGGGTGTATTCCTGAACAAGGTTGCCGACGATATCAATGCCAGCTCCGGGGAGTTCCAGCAGCTTCTTCAGCGCGTCCTTGTCGTCGGCGACAACGGTACGCATGAGGAAATTTTGTGCCGGGGCAACCTTGCTGGTCGGCTGCATTTCGTTGACGAACTTATTGTAGTCGTCATTGTCCACTTCAAAGCGGATATCGTCGCCGTTGATGGTCAGGGTGATGTTTTTCTTCATGGTGTTTTCCTCCAAAGGGTTAACGTTTCATCATTTCGAACAGCGAGCGCAGGCCGAGCAGGGCGACAGCGGAGGTGCAGCCCCAGACCATGCGCTCAAGAAATTTGATCTTCACCGCGTGGCCCTGGCATTTGCGGGAATCGTTGATAGACTTGACGTCCTGCTGGATGTCCTTGACCCGTTCGTCGATGCGCGCGAGCAGGATCTGCATGTCCTCGCGGTCCATGGCACTCATTGCCGAACCTCCCCGGCCCACCGGCGGAGTTCCTTGATCTTGCCGAGGCAATCCGCATGGGCCGCATGCAGCCGAAGCATGTATTCGCCCACGTCGCTACCGCTCATAGACGAGGGGGGAAGTGGCGGCGCGTCCAGGCACCATTGCAGCTCCGGCGGCGGGGTCAGGATCCTCACCTCCAGCTTCGGAATCAGGACCGTCTGCGGTTCCGGCGTCCTCCCCGCGCAGGAGGTCAAAAGCGGCAACAATAGCAGGGTGGATAGGGCAATCCTTTTCATGGTCCGGCCTCGTTATCTTTTTGAGCTGGGCGATCTGCCCGGCCAGTTTGTTCAGGCTGTCGCTCCGGGCTGCCGACACCCGCGCCGACAATTCCAGGTCGGCTTCCAACCGCGATCTCTCCATGGCCCACGCCTCGGCATTCTGCCGGGCTATGGATGCGGCCTGCAGTAGATCGGCCTGGGCCTGGTCCCATTTGTCCTGGTAGTAGACGGCGTTATGCTTGGCGTGTTGGTAGTCGTTCCAGTGCAGGGCCAAAGCTGTGATAAGGGCGGCGGCGAGCGCGGCCAGCAATGCCCACTTGAGCCAGCCCCAAGAACTGCTGAAGATGCCCGTCACGATGGAGGCGATGGACGTCAACGAGAGCATGTGATTTCTCCATACCAGCGGTGGATGCGCTGGTTGTAGATGATGGTTTCCTGGGCATGCCTGCCGGTCACGGACGGCAAGGCCGCGATGATGTCAGCGTACCTTGATGCGCCACCGGCCAATCCCTGAGCCTTAAGGATGTTGCCGAATCCGGCATTGTAGGACGCCCTGGCCAAGTCCCATCGGTCAATCTCTGGCCGGGGCGAGGTCCATGCGTTGCGAAGTCTGACCATGTAGTAGGCCCCGGCATTGACCGCTTGTTTCACAAGGTGGGGCGAGACGCGCCCATATCCGAGTTGGCGGCAAACGTCGTCCCATGTTCCTGGCATGAATTGGGCCAAGCCTCGCGCTCCGACAGGCGATACCGCTTCGGGATTGAGCTGGCTTTCCTGGTACAACTGCGCCTTCCACCACTCCCATCGGGATTCTTCACCGCGTGGCCACCAGCGGTGGACAGCTTCCTGGATGTCGCTGTCGTAACGGTCGGGGATACCGCCTGCATGCGCCGGGGCGCACCCCATGAGCAGACCGGCGAAGAGGCAAAGGGCCAGGATGCGCAAGCCGTGATAGAGCGCACTTGCCAGGGGATCCTGCCGGATGGTTGCCATGGTGCCTTTCCAAGGGCGTCCGCTGCGTTTGTCCAGGAAGCGTAGTCCGTAGAACAGCAACAGCGCGGAGGTGAGGGTATAGACGAGGTCGATGAGAAACGAGAGTCCGGCTACTTCGGGCATGCTTCCTCCGATCCGGTTTGGCACTTTACACAAAGCGTTACGCCGGGGATTGCTTGGCGGCGCGCCTCCGGGATGACGTGGCCGCATTCGGCGCACGTCTCCCGGCTGGGCGCGTCGGTGTGTTTCATTCCGGCGTTGGCAATGGCGGTGTCCCGCGCCAACCGTTCCATGTCGCTGCCGATGTCGCAAAAATCTGCCATGGTCGCGCCCTAGATCAGGTTCTTGATTTCTTCGGCATCCAGATACGGGACGCCGTTGATGTGGATGAAGTCGGGGCTGGTGACTTCGAAGGTGACCTTTTTGACGCTCTTTTCCCCACCCTTGGAGTCTTCATCCAACAGGCTGGACAGCTTCAGCTTGCAGCCGAATGCCTCCACCTTGAGCTCCTCCTTGTCGGTCTTGGCGTAGGTGTGGATGTCACAGGTAGGTAGGGCGCGCCAGGAACCGGCTGCCTTGGCCTGTTCGGAAATCAGGTTGAAATTGGTGATGTCCAGCTCGATCTCGCCGGAGGCCTCCACATCGCCGATGACATACCCGTCGGGGACGCCTTTGGTCTTGGCGACTCCGCTGTTGTCCGTGATCTCCAGGGAGATTTTTTCCACATGCACCAGCAGGTCGCCGATGGTGGTGTCGAAGGATTTACCGGATATTCTCATGACGCCTCCTATTCAGCGTAGTTGGTCAGGTCCAACAGGATGTTGCAGGTGATGGCCTTGGGGCAGTTGTAGGGGCGCACGGTCATGTAGATTTCCACCGCTGTCTTGGTGGTCCAGGAAATGACGATGTCGCCTTCCTTGGGCGGTTCGATCTCGCCGGGGAAGGTCACGCCCAGGATGGCAACTGATTTGCTCATCTCACGCAGAGGCCGCATGAAGTAGCTCTCATGGTAGGAGATGGACGCGGGGGTGGAGTTCAGCTTGCGGTCGCCGATCTTGGCGATGGCCAGGGGGTATACCTTGCGCATGGCCTTGTGGACGACGCGCAGATTTTCAATGACCTGGTAGTCGCCGCCGGGGACGTCCAGGACATTGCCGTCGCCGAAGTACACGCCAGGATAATCCGGATACCATTGCGGAACCGACCAGCGTTCGGTGTCCAGTGCCGTCAGGGTGGACATGGATATCTCCACGTCGTCTTTATCCACGGGCTTGTCGGAGCGGATGCCCACAACCGCGCCGGTGATGACGCGCATGGGTGTGTCGGCAACGGTCACGGAGGAATTACAGAGTCGTCCGGCGTATGCGCCCTGGTCATCTTCCCAGATGGTGGCGACCGGGTTGATCTGGTCGCAGGCCAGCTCGTTCAGCAGGGCGTTGCGGCTGGTTGTGAAGTCGGACCAGGATTCGGTTTCCGGGTCGATAGTCTTGCATGTGGGGATAAAGATCATCGGGCGCATGTATTGACCCATGATTTCTTCAGCCTTGACCTGCATGGATTCGATCTCCGAGGACTTGGTCACCGCATCGGTGATGACGATGGCCTCGCAATTCATGTGTTCCATGGCGTAGTCCACGGCGGTGGCCCAGGTCTGAACCCCGTCCAGGGGATACACGGCGGCGTTCCAGTTCTGTCCAGCGTTGACCATGGCAGCGGCGAGCTGCGTTTTCAGGTTGCTGGCTGCCGAGCCGAGGGTGACATCCAGATCCGTGTCGTTGTTCACGTTCAGCAGCTTGCCCTCATTGGTCCCGGCTCCTCGGCCAATGAACAGGAAGTATCGCTCGACATCGGCGATATCCCCCTGCAGGAGGTTGAGTTTGTTGACTTGTACCTTGCCCAGTGCCATAGCGGACTCCTGTTTTAACGGTTGCCGATCTCAGCCATGGTTTGTCTGGCGAGGTCGTTCAGAAATTTTTCTTCGGTTCCGGGCTTTGGCCCGAGGAACGGACGGGCAGCGGGCTTGACTTCCCAACTTTGCTTGCCGCGCTTTTTGCCGTCGCGCATCTGCCGGAGGATGGCCCCGGCCTGGCCGCGCGACAGGTTTTCCGTGATCCATTTGATCGGCACCCGACGTAGGGTGTGGCCCTTGCCGCGCGATTTCTTGACGCGAAGCTTGTAGCCTTCCGCTTTCAGTGCCTTTGCCTGTTCCCTGGTCGCGGGTTTTGAATAATCCGGGACCCCATATACCTTCCGCGCTTTGGAGGCTGTCCATTGTTCCGCGATGCCGTTTTGGTGCCGGTCAGCCAGTTGCGCCGTCATGGAGTTGCTCCAGGTCACGTCCACGCGATCGGACCCGCGCATGAACGGCTTCAGGCCGCGCCCGAACCCACGCAAGAGCTTCCGTCTTTTGCGCGTGTCCTTGCGCCCCTCCATGGAGCGACCATAGGTGGTCCGCTGCTGACGTATGTTGGTCTTGGCTTCTTTGATGATTTCGCGGCCCATCCGCATGGTGATATTGCGGCGTGTCCGGCGTGGCAGGGCAACAAGGGCCAGTTGCTCACGAAGGCGGAGCCGCCCGTCTGGATCTGTGTTCAGCTTCAGGACGGGGCTATTCTTCGACATCGGCACGCCCCTCCATGTCGTCCAGTTCCTCGGCAACATCGATGGGGACGTCCGCGACACGCCATCGCTGGCCGTTGTAGTGGATGGGGCCGTCTTCATCCGGCACGATCTCCAGCGACTCTTCAAAGTCGATGGAGAGTTCAATGTCCGCAGTACGGTCATCGTTGAGGGAAATGTCTATTTCGGGGTCTGCCAGGCCGAGGGCTTCGCGCTTCGGATCATGCACCTGCAGCCAGGCCGTGACGAACGCCACGAACAGCATGCCGTCGTCCCGGTAGCCTTCGACCTGGATAACCGCGTCATACTTGAACCGCCCGACTTCCAGACCATGCCCCAGGTCGCGTCCGGTGGGGACGATGACGCCCTGGTCAGCAAATGAATGGATGTGGTTACCGGAGGCTCCGGCCTTCTTCAGGGCTTGGGTCAAAGCTTGCAACAGCCTCATATCAACTCCACTGTCACCCGGCCCACGCCGAGGAAATCGGCGATGGCCTGCTGTGCATATTCCAGGAACTTGCCTTCGGTTTCCGCGCTTTCCTTGGCTTCGTTGCTTGCGGCCTCGCGCCGGTCGATGGTGGGATACTGCTGCAACAGAAAGGCTTTTGCGTGGCAGAATACCGCCTTGCGATAATAGACAAGGAGCAGGGATTCGCCGTTCAGCTTGGAGTTGTGAACGGCCTCAAAGGTTTCGCTGTCACTGGCCGACCGCCATGCAGCAAGTTCCTTGTTTGCCCAGGCCATAGCCAGGACAAGGCCATCAACAAGCATGCCTTCAGGGTATTCCATGGGCATCCGGTAGCTTTCCTGGAATTTGGCAATGGAAAGGTTAGGCCACCATCCATCGTTGGTAACGATGGTGGTCGATTCTTGGGTGGCGTTGCCGGAAAAACTCATGTTGTATCCTTTGTTGGCTGCCCCCGTCGGCCTGATTCCAGGCTATTGCCCGAACAGGCCTTGGGGGCAGCAGCGTATGGAGGAGCTACTTGTCGGAGTCTTCGGCTGCCGTGGCCTCTTCAGCTTTGGCAGCTTCAAGTTGTTTGGTGACCTCGGCCAATTTGGTTTTGACTGATTCGCCCAGGTCATAGGCCTTCTGCAGGTATTCCTGCGCGGCTTCGAGGTTGCCTGCCTCGTCTTCGAGCAGGCCCTTTCTTTTGTAGAGTTTGCGGGAAAGCTTGTCCGTGATGTCCCATGCGTCTTTACCGTTCGCGCCGGTCATGGCGTCGAACAGGGTGGAGAAATACGGCTCCACGGAATGGCCGTTATCCATCTGGTTTCCGGCCCATGTTTCCACGGATCGGGCCATGACGGTCTTGACGTCGCTCTTGTACATGTCCGAGGGCATGCCGATGCCGCTGTCGATGCAGTAAAAGCCGATCTCCAGGGCCAGTTCCACGCTGGCGACATCAAAGGACCAGACCATGTAGTAGGGCAGCAGGTCGTGTGCCCACCCCTTGTCCATGAGGCGGTGTACATATTCGAGGTACTTGGGAATGAGAGCTTCCCGTTTATGCTGGTCTTTGGCCTCGCGGGATTTGATGCCGGACAGGGCCTTCAGATCCTCGCCCAGGGCGGAGTCGAGCAGATTCGAAAGCTGATCCTGTCCCATGGAGGCCTTTGCGCCGTCGGGGGTGCCGACCACAGATGGGGCTGTGCCTTTTTGGTGTTTCTGCTGGTGTCTCTTCATCAAACTCATGGTGTACTCCTCCAGAGTCGAAAGGTTGGTGAGGGGGCGGCGGGGCCACCCCCCTCTGTGCAAATAAAAGGAAGACTATTGCCAACCGTCACCAGTGGCGTTCGGCATTTTGACGTTGTCGTCTTTGAACTCCATGCCCGTGAAGGCGCGAGGTTCTTCGACCACGTAGCCTTCATTGCGGGAGTTGAAGTCTTCCCAGCGGTCCTTTTCAGGCTTGTCCTTGAGGTGACGTCGCCAGGACCCGGATTGGTGGTAAATGGAAAGGTTTTTGTAGCTGGTGACGACCATGGCTCGATCCGGGATGAAACTCGGAGTTTCCCAAGGCATGCCGCCGATCAAGCTCAACGCCTGGTCAACGCCGGATTTTTCGGAGGGGGTGTTGCCCCATTTCTTGTAAAAAGTGCCGGTGCGGGTGCCGATCAGTTCTTCACCGACCAGGACAACCAAGTCCTTGCGCAGGTAGGTGGGGATACCCTGGCGGAGGTCGTGGGCGGCATCGTCAAGATTCTCGTAGTCGCCGCCGGGACCGATGCGGATTTCACCGGGAGTCGCGCCTCCGGTCAGGAGGTTGCCAGCCAGCTTTTCACGCATGTATTGGAACCAGCCTTTGTTGACGTCCTGGAGGAGCGGGTGCGTTTTAATGTCGGTGTTCGCCGCAGCCTCTACACCATGCCAGCCGATCATTACCCGGTCATTGGCGATCTGTTGCTGGACGTACGCGGTGTACAATTCCCCGAGGTTGGGGATTTTCTTGGCCCATGCGTCGAGGGTTCCGTATTCGATGTACACATCGGAATCGGTCTTATAGAGCTGATATGCCCATTCTTCGAGGCCGAGAATGTTACGAGGTTGGCGTTCAGTGTTGCCGTCCGAGGTGTCGGTGCGCCCGGAGGCGGGGCTGTTGGCAGAGCCGAGTACATTCTTTCCGGCCAGTTCTTCGACACCGACCACGTTGATTTTTCGGAGAAAGTCTTCCTTCTCGACAATCTTGTCCTGGAACCGTTGCTCCAGTTCGGGGGTGACGCTGAACTGGGTATGGACGTTTTCCACCCCGTAGTTCTGCGCGAGCTGAACAAGGAATGCACCGAATGTCTGTCTGGTTGCAAACTTCATGACCCCTCCTACAGGTAGTCTGCGCCGGGGGTGGCGGGCTGTGCTGTTTCCGGGGTCTGGGTGCCGGGGTTGACCTGTTCAAAGCGTTTGGTCAAATCATCGACCTTGGCGGCGAAGTCGGTCTTGAGGGCGTCCAGCTTGTCGTTGAAAGGCTTCATGGCTGCCGAGATATCGGCGGCGAAGTCCTGCTTGCCCTCGTCGGAAGGCGCGCCTTTGTCGGTGCCGGGTTCCTCAACGGGCGGCTGTGCGGCGAACTTCTGTTCAAGCGAGGCGAGTCGCTTGTCCTGGTCGTCGAACTTGCCCATGAGCTGATTGAACTGCTGTTCGTTCATGGTGTCCTCTTCAGGTTCGGGGGTTGCCCCCTGGTTGTGGGGAGAATTGAAGCCGAATTTCCGCATGGCGTTGGTGAACCATGACGGGGCTTCGGATTCCGATTGGCCTTCCTGCAGGTCGCCGAGTTCGACGCCGTCAACGAAAAGGTCGCCGGGGTTCTGCTTGCGGTGGGAAAAATGGAGTTCCGAGGTGCCGAGACTGGCCGGGATGTCCGTCACGGCCAGGCCGGCCAGGTAACACTTGCCGGACTTGGCAAAGTCGGGGGTCAGCTCCATGGAGGTGAACAGCTTTTGCTTGTCCTTGTTCCGGGATAACAGCCATTCATTGGGCTGGAGCCTGGCGTACAAGCTGACGATGCCGTCTTTTTCTTCGGTCTTCAGGGCAACGACTTTGCCGAAGTTGCCGTAGAAGCGAAAATGGTCCACCCAAATCAAGGCGGTGTACGTATCGAGATTGTAGGTTTCGGCGGCGTCCAGCAGCCATTGGCCTTCGATCTCCCGTCCGTCCATGGTGGGACCGGACTGCCCTATCTTTTTCCAACCGGTAGTAAATGTGTTCGGCATGACGCGAGAATACGCGTGTGGGAAAAGAGGATGCAATAAAACCCATTCCTA encodes:
- a CDS encoding putative phage tail assembly chaperone — translated: MKKNITLTINGDDIRFEVDNDDYNKFVNEMQPTSKVAPAQNFLMRTVVADDKDALKKLLELPGAGIDIVGNLVQEYTPALSITVGKSSVPPSE
- a CDS encoding transglycosylase SLT domain-containing protein; this translates as MPEVAGLSFLIDLVYTLTSALLLFYGLRFLDKRSGRPWKGTMATIRQDPLASALYHGLRILALCLFAGLLMGCAPAHAGGIPDRYDSDIQEAVHRWWPRGEESRWEWWKAQLYQESQLNPEAVSPVGARGLAQFMPGTWDDVCRQLGYGRVSPHLVKQAVNAGAYYMVRLRNAWTSPRPEIDRWDLARASYNAGFGNILKAQGLAGGASRYADIIAALPSVTGRHAQETIIYNQRIHRWYGEITCSR
- a CDS encoding TraR/DksA family transcriptional regulator, yielding MADFCDIGSDMERLARDTAIANAGMKHTDAPSRETCAECGHVIPEARRQAIPGVTLCVKCQTGSEEACPK
- a CDS encoding phage protein, with translation MRISGKSFDTTIGDLLVHVEKISLEITDNSGVAKTKGVPDGYVIGDVEASGEIELDITNFNLISEQAKAAGSWRALPTCDIHTYAKTDKEELKVEAFGCKLKLSSLLDEDSKGGEKSVKKVTFEVTSPDFIHINGVPYLDAEEIKNLI
- a CDS encoding DUF2586 domain-containing protein — translated: MALGKVQVNKLNLLQGDIADVERYFLFIGRGAGTNEGKLLNVNNDTDLDVTLGSAASNLKTQLAAAMVNAGQNWNAAVYPLDGVQTWATAVDYAMEHMNCEAIVITDAVTKSSEIESMQVKAEEIMGQYMRPMIFIPTCKTIDPETESWSDFTTSRNALLNELACDQINPVATIWEDDQGAYAGRLCNSSVTVADTPMRVITGAVVGIRSDKPVDKDDVEISMSTLTALDTERWSVPQWYPDYPGVYFGDGNVLDVPGGDYQVIENLRVVHKAMRKVYPLAIAKIGDRKLNSTPASISYHESYFMRPLREMSKSVAILGVTFPGEIEPPKEGDIVISWTTKTAVEIYMTVRPYNCPKAITCNILLDLTNYAE
- a CDS encoding virion morphogenesis protein, producing the protein MSKNSPVLKLNTDPDGRLRLREQLALVALPRRTRRNITMRMGREIIKEAKTNIRQQRTTYGRSMEGRKDTRKRRKLLRGFGRGLKPFMRGSDRVDVTWSNSMTAQLADRHQNGIAEQWTASKARKVYGVPDYSKPATREQAKALKAEGYKLRVKKSRGKGHTLRRVPIKWITENLSRGQAGAILRQMRDGKKRGKQSWEVKPAARPFLGPKPGTEEKFLNDLARQTMAEIGNR
- a CDS encoding phage tail protein, whose amino-acid sequence is MRLLQALTQALKKAGASGNHIHSFADQGVIVPTGRDLGHGLEVGRFKYDAVIQVEGYRDDGMLFVAFVTAWLQVHDPKREALGLADPEIDISLNDDRTADIELSIDFEESLEIVPDEDGPIHYNGQRWRVADVPIDVAEELDDMEGRADVEE
- a CDS encoding head completion/stabilization protein, with the protein product MSFSGNATQESTTIVTNDGWWPNLSIAKFQESYRMPMEYPEGMLVDGLVLAMAWANKELAAWRSASDSETFEAVHNSKLNGESLLLVYYRKAVFCHAKAFLLQQYPTIDRREAASNEAKESAETEGKFLEYAQQAIADFLGVGRVTVELI
- the gpM gene encoding phage terminase small subunit, which encodes MSLMKRHQQKHQKGTAPSVVGTPDGAKASMGQDQLSNLLDSALGEDLKALSGIKSREAKDQHKREALIPKYLEYVHRLMDKGWAHDLLPYYMVWSFDVASVELALEIGFYCIDSGIGMPSDMYKSDVKTVMARSVETWAGNQMDNGHSVEPYFSTLFDAMTGANGKDAWDITDKLSRKLYKRKGLLEDEAGNLEAAQEYLQKAYDLGESVKTKLAEVTKQLEAAKAEEATAAEDSDK
- a CDS encoding phage major capsid protein, P2 family, with the protein product MKFATRQTFGAFLVQLAQNYGVENVHTQFSVTPELEQRFQDKIVEKEDFLRKINVVGVEELAGKNVLGSANSPASGRTDTSDGNTERQPRNILGLEEWAYQLYKTDSDVYIEYGTLDAWAKKIPNLGELYTAYVQQQIANDRVMIGWHGVEAAANTDIKTHPLLQDVNKGWFQYMREKLAGNLLTGGATPGEIRIGPGGDYENLDDAAHDLRQGIPTYLRKDLVVLVGEELIGTRTGTFYKKWGNTPSEKSGVDQALSLIGGMPWETPSFIPDRAMVVTSYKNLSIYHQSGSWRRHLKDKPEKDRWEDFNSRNEGYVVEEPRAFTGMEFKDDNVKMPNATGDGWQ
- a CDS encoding GPO family capsid scaffolding protein; this translates as MPNTFTTGWKKIGQSGPTMDGREIEGQWLLDAAETYNLDTYTALIWVDHFRFYGNFGKVVALKTEEKDGIVSLYARLQPNEWLLSRNKDKQKLFTSMELTPDFAKSGKCYLAGLAVTDIPASLGTSELHFSHRKQNPGDLFVDGVELGDLQEGQSESEAPSWFTNAMRKFGFNSPHNQGATPEPEEDTMNEQQFNQLMGKFDDQDKRLASLEQKFAAQPPVEEPGTDKGAPSDEGKQDFAADISAAMKPFNDKLDALKTDFAAKVDDLTKRFEQVNPGTQTPETAQPATPGADYL